The Clostridium aceticum genomic interval GCAAAACATCCAATTGATGTTATCTACTATGACGGACTACTTTATGATTTCACCGGTATTATTAATACCCCCGGTTTTTGTTATCATTATTGTTATGTTCAAGATTCCTGCTCTGCCGGGCTTAATTGCTGGTACACTGGTAGGTGGTATCTTTGCAGCAATCTTCCAGGGAGCTGGTCTAGGTGATATCATCGATGCAGCCCACTATGGCTTTGGTATGGAGTCAGGTGTTGAAATCGTGGATGACTTATTAAGTCGTGGTGGTTTAGACGGCATGATGTGGACAGTTTCCTTAATTTTAATTGCATTGTCCTTTGGTGGTATATTAGAAAAAACAGGTATGCTTAATGCAATTGGTGAGGCTATTATGAAGCTTGCCAATAGTACAGGGTCTTTGATCTTCTCTACGATATTAACAGGAATTGCTGTAAACTTATTAACTGGAGAACAGTATTTGTCTTTAGTAATCCCTGGTAGAATGTATAAAGAAATTTATGCAAAGCGAGGAATTCATCCTAAGGTTTTATCTAGAACCTTGGAGGATGCTGGTACTATCACTTCACCCTTAATTCCTTGGAACACTTGTGGTGCCTATATGTGGACTACTTTAGGTATCCATCCATTTGCCTATGCACCTTATGCTTTCTTGAATATCCTAACACCAATCATAGCCATCATTTACGGTTATCTTGGGTTTACCATCACAAAACTTGATGAGACTGAGAAGAAACCAGTAACATCTAACTAGATTTTAAAAGGAACCTTAAAGGTTCCTTTTTGCAAATATAAAACCTCGAGAATTCTTCTCGAGGTTTTATATTTGCACTTTATTTTAAAAACTTAACTACTCCTCTAATCCTAAGGCATTTCTAACAGCTTCTATCGTTCCTCTACTGGACAACGTGGCACCAGACACAACATCTACTTCTGTTGATTGAGCCTCAATAATACGTTCCTTAATGGTATCAGCAGCAGTATCTCCTAGTCCCGGTGTATCATTGATTTCTACGATCTCTATAGACTGAATTTTTTCGCTGACTACATTTACTTGAACTTTAATATCCCCTGCATATCCTTTTGCCTCTCCTTCATGGGAGCCATTAGGATAAGCTATTGGTCCATTAGCTAAGGCATCCTCTACTGCATTGATCAGCCCTTTACTAGATAATGTAGCACCTGATACAATATCCACTTCTGTTGATTGCGCTTCAATAATACTATCCGCAACTCTTCTTGCTGCATTATCACCTAAACCCGGAGTATCATTGATCTCAAGGATATCCACGGATAATATTTCTCCCTCTGCTACTTCTACCCTTACCTTAATTTCTCCACCATAACCCTCTGCCACACCTTCTAAAAACTGACTTTCTGGACCTCCAAAAACGATATTTCCTCCAAACAATATGGCAATTGTTAATAATGGAAGGATTACCATAGCAATTTTTTGTTGTTTTGACAATGTCATGCACCTCCTGATTGTTATTATATCTACTATCATAACATAAATTCCTGTTAATTAAAATAATTTTTAATTAACAATTATTGTTGTTAACTCCTCTTGTCATCCTATTATTTACCCTTTTTGCAGAAAAATATAGATGTAGGAAATAATTTTTTTCCTACATCTACTATATTTCTTAAAAAATTAGTTGATTTTTACTATTTTCCCAGTTTTCATATAGATAATTCTTTCACCAATGTTGGTGGCATGATCTGCAATCCGCTCTAAATATCTCCCAGTAAACAGCAGGTGGGTTGCCTGTTGAATGATTTCTGGGTTTTCTATCATCATATTGATTAGTTCCATATAGATATCTTCATATAACCGATCTACTGCTTCGTCATCATGAGCCACTTCTTCTGCTAAATCAACATCTGCCTTCATAAATGCATCTAAGCTTTTCTTTACCATATTTTCCGTCAGTGTAGCCATTTTAGGAATATCAATCAAAGGTTTTATTAAAGGGGTATCTCCAATATCTAAGGTAACTTTAGCAATGTTTACGGCATAGTCCCCCATGCGCTCTAAATCTGTAATAATTTTCAGTATCGTACCTATTACTCTTAAATCCTTTGCCATTGGCTGCTGTAAAGCCAATAAAGACATACACTCTTGCTCTATCTTTAGTTCAAGCTCGTCTATAGCATCATCCAATTCATACACCTGCCTAGCCATTTGTAAATCTTGTTTTGCCAAGCCTTGAACCGCTGTTTCAATAATATTCTGCACCATAGCTCCCATTTTCAATAACAAAATATTTAATTCCTTCAACTGTTGAAAATAATTGCTTCTCATATACCTCTCCTTCCTCTAACCAAATCTTCCTGTAATATAATCCTCTGTTCTTTTATCTCTTGGGGTAGTAAAGATAGCTTGCGTTTTATCTACCTCAACTAAATCCCCCATTAGGAAAAAAGCTGTATTGTCAGAAATTCTTGCAGCTTGCTGCATAGAATGGGTAACAATAATAATTGTGTAATTCTCTTTTAAGTCCATGATTAGTTCTTCAATTTTTGCAGTTGCAATGGGATCAAGGGCAGAGGTAGGTTCATCCATCAACAGCACTTCTGGCTTCATAGCTAAAGCTCTGGCTATGCACAACCTTTGTTGCTGACCTCCTGATAAACCTAAGGCTGACTTATTTAACCGATCCTTTACTTCTTCCCATAGGGCAGCTTCTTTCAAACTTCTTTCAACAATGCTATCTAATTCCTTTTTATCCTTCATGCCATATCGTCTAGGACCATAGGCCACATTCTCATAAACTGACTTAGGAAAAGGATTGGGCTTTTGAAATACCATACCAATTCTTCTTCTTAAAGCAACGACATCTACATCCTCCTTATAGATATCCTGATCCTCTAAATACACCGAACCCTCTATGTGAACATCTTCTATTAAATCATTCATACGGTTTAATGTCCTTAAAAAAGTGGATTTACCACAGCCCGAGGGACCGATAAAGGCTGTTACCTTTTTCGCCTCTATATTTAAAGAAATATTTTTAAGGGCTTGAAAATCACTGTAATATAAGTTTAAATCCCTTACAGATAGTTTAGACATGAAAATTCCTCCAGCTTCTAGGGTTGATTTGTTTTCTCTAAGCTCTATTCACCTTTTTAAATTTTATCCTTATGGTGGTGGCAATCATAAAAAATATAGAGATAATGCTTAATAACACCAATGCTGTTCCGTATTTGACTTCTTCTGGCATATTAGGCACTTGGGTTGATATAATGTATAGGTGATAAGGCAATGCCATTGCTTGATCAAATATAGACTTTGGTAGTCTTGGCAGGAAAAAGGCCGCCACTGTCAAAAGGATAGGTGCTGTTTCTCCAGCTGCCCTACCGATCCCTAAAATAGCTCCAGTTAAAATCCCTGGCATCGCATGAGGCAGTACAACATTTTTTATCGTCTGCCACTTTGTAGCCCCTAAAGCTAAGGATGCTTCACGATAACTTTTGGGAACACTTTTAAGAGCCTCTTCTGATGCTGTAATAACAATAGGGAGAATAAGACAAGCTAGGGTTAATGCTCCCGCCAAAATCGAAGAACCCAAACCTAAAAATAGTACAAATAAGCCTAAACCGAATAATCCATATACAACAGAGGGTACCCCTGCTAAATTTAGTATCGCTAACCGGATAAGTCTATAGATCTTTCCATGGGCTGCATATTCTGTTAGGTAAATAGCAGAACCAATCCCTAGCGGCAAGGCAATACTGATGGTACCCAGCACTAGGTAAATGGTACCAACAATCGCTGGAAAAATCCCTCCCTCTCGCATACCTTTACGGGGCATCCCAGTAATAAACTCCCAACTGATGCCACCTATTCCTTTGTAGATAATGTAGCCTATAATCAACAACGTAGGGACGACTACCAATAGCATGGTGAGGGTCAATACGCCAAAAGCAAGCTTTTCTCTCATTTGTTTTGTCATTTACATTCCCTCCCTCTTAGCTTTAGAAAGAACGGCGTCTGCTATAAGATTGATGGTAGTTGTCATAAACAACAGCACAATTCCTACTGCAAATAACGCATGGTAATGGGTACCGTTCCTTACTGTATCCCCCATTTCTGCTGCAATGGTGGCTGTCATAGTCCTTCCTGAAACCAGAAAAGAATCTGGTATTTGGGCTGCATTACCTGTTACCATCATGACTGTCATGGTTTCACCGATAGCACGACCAACCCCCAGCATCACTGCTGCAATAATTCCTGATGAAGCAGCAGGGACTAAAACATGCTTGATGGTTTCCCACTTTGTCGCTCCAAGAGCAAGAGAGGCTTCTTTATATTCCTTTGGTAATGCACTTATAGCGTCATCAGAAATACTAATAATAGTAGGCAATGCCATAAGAGAAACTAAAATAGATCCAGTTAGCACAGTGAATCCTGAGGATAAAGAAAAGGTAATCCTTACCCAATTGGATAGTACTACAATTCCAAGAAAGCCCAGTACTACAGAAGGAATCGCAGATAAAAATTCTATAATCACCTTCAAACCCGTCTTTATTTTCGGTGGTGCCACCTCAGCAATATAGATGGCACAACCGATACCTATGGGGACGGAAATAAAGATAGCTCCCAAAGTTACCATGAGTGACCCTGCCACCAATGGTAAGATGCCATATTGAGGATTCACTGATATAGGAAACCAGCTTCTCCCAAATAAAAATTCTTTTAAAGTGACATCTTTAAAAAGCATTACACCTGATCTAAATAGAAAAAAGAAGATTAAAGCAACAATAACGACAGATGTAACCCCCATAAACATAATCACATTTTCAATGAAAAACTCTCCTAATCTATGTTTAATGCCTTTTTTAAGGCTCTTTTCATGCTTCATTTCTTTTACCTTTACAGTTGCTTCCCTCATGCTAACCACCTTTCAATCATTAAAGGATACTAAAGCTATTTCTCTAATCCCTTTAATATACTAAGAACTACATTTACAGCCTAAAATCTCCACATCATTTAATCTTAAAAATTGTCCTATCTTTTCTATCCCCATAGAAAATAGTAGAAACAAATTATTGATAAAATATAAGGATAGGAGGATACAGATAACCAACTACAAAGCTTAACAAAATGCAGACCGTATGCATTTGCAGGAAATGACTACAATGTTCAATTCATGTAAGTGAAAAATCCGTAAAGAAATTTGCATGTTTGAGCGGTAGCGAGTTTGCAAATTTTAGGATTTTTCACTGGAATGAATTGCTAACATTGTTCATTTCTGAAACCGCAGGAGGGCGCATTTTGTTAAGGTATAAAATTCGTTATCTATAGTTAGCACACTAACCATCCTCTAACAAATCCTCTGTTATGCTTCTTAGTTATTTGGTATAAATCCTACTTCTTCAACAATTCTTTGACCTTCTGTACCCATGATAAAGTCCATGTATAATTTCATAACACCAGTTGGTTCTCCTGCTGTATAAACAAATAACGGTCTTGCTACTGGATAGCTTCCACCTTGTACTGTTTGTAAAGATGGTAAAATCGCTTCGCTTCCTGCTTCTTTTGCTACTGGTACAGCCTTTATATCTCCACTAAGATAAGCTAAGCCGATATATCCAATACCATTAACATCTTGCTTTAATCCTTCTACGATCGCTTGGGTTGAAGGCATTAGATTTGAATGTGCTGCGTATTCTTCATCCTTTAATACAAACTCCTTGAAAAAGGCATAAGTACCAGAGTTAGATTCTCTTGAGTACAGGGTGATGGCTGCATCTTTGCCCCCTACTTCCTTCCAGTTAGTAATCTCCCCTGTAAAGATGTCTTTTAAATTTTCTAAGGTTAAGCTTTCGATTTCGTTGTCCTTGTGTACTGCAATAGCAATACCGTCTGTCCCAGTTATAAATTCCTTTAACTCAAAGCCATTTGCCTTTGCTTGGTCCATCTCTTCATTTTTCATTTTTCTAGAAGATTGTGCCATATCAGCGGTGCCATTGATAATAGCTGCAATTCCTGTTCCTGAACCCCCACCTGTGACAGCGATTTGTGCTTCAGGGTATTGGTCCATAAACTCTTCTGCCCATTGCTGCCCTAAGTTTACCATAGTATCAGATCCACGAACTTGTACTAATTTACTAAAATCTACATCATTAGATGTGTTTGTCTCGTTTGAAGCTTGATCTCCATTGGTGGTGTTGGCTGGTTCCTGTGATTGACTGCCTCCACATCCAACAAGTGCAACTGCTGCTATCATTACTACTACTAGTAATAAAGCTATTTTTTTCATTACCTATTCCCCTTTCAATCTTCCTAATTTTTTAGACCTTTGGTCTCAACTACATAAACTATTATATTGCTTATTGCTTTTCCTATGGTTAAGGAAAAGTTAATGGAATGTTATGTTTATGTTAAGCGATTTTCTCTTCTTCCAATTTTTCTTCATCTATTTCTTCCATTGTTGAAGGAATGATTTCTAGTTCTAGCTCTTCTTGTAACCTTTCTACGCTTTCATTAGAAAGTCCCTGGTCTTCGTCTACGGATGACTCTTCTTTTTCTTCATCACTTATTTTAAAGCATGAAACAATGGAGGTTAGTTCAGTAGCCATATCCCTCAATTCATTACTTACATGGGTGATATTATGCATTGTATTGGATTGTTGTTGTGTACCCTCTGCAATCTGTTTTGCTCCTTCCACCGTGTAATAAATCATTTCTTCGATTTTTTTCATATACTCATTGACTGCTTCAATACCTAAAACCTGTTTTTTTGCCGCTTCATTATTTTTAGAAGTCATCTCACCTACTGCTTCAATGGATTGATATATAGTATTAAAGCTTTGCTTTGCATAGTTTGAAGCTTTTTTCCCTTCTATAGACTGTTGCTGTGCATAGTGAATTTTGTTACGAACATCCTGCACCTTATTTAATATATCAGCAACAACCGCTGTTATCTCAATGGCAGTTTCATTACTTTGCTCAGATAACTTTCTTACCTCCTGTGCAACTACAGCAAACCCCCTACCCTCTTGCCCTGCTCTAGCTGCTTCAATAGATGCATTTAAAGCTAATAAGTTTGTATCCTTGGCTATTTTCTTAATATAGTCTACAAATTGTCGGATTTTCTTAGAGTCTTCTACCAGCGTCAATACATCCTTCACCGTCATTTCTATAGCATGATCAATCTCCACAATTCCTTCTACTGCTTTTTCTGTAGCTTCAAGTCCTGCTTTTATAGACTGTCTCGCTTTGACCCCTTCTGCTACTGCATCTACACTCATGTTTTCCACTTCTTCTGCTTGTTTTGTCACACCGTAAATAGCTTGTTGGATGTTGCAAACAACATTGCGGCTTTCCTCTGCAGTAGATAAAAACTGTTGGGCTGTAGCGGCGATTTCCTCCATGTAATGCTCTGCATAGTCACTGGTTTCTAGCATCTGCTCTTCAGCCTCATGTAGATTTCTTGTAGTAGTAGAAAGCTTTTCCAATACCTGTCTTTGTGATGTCACCATGCCATTGATACTGTTGGATAAGTCTTCAAATTCATCCTTAGAATTGCAGTGGGCAAATATAGTAAAATCTCCTTCAGCTATTTTTTTCATTACCTTTACCATCTCGTTTATATACCTAATAAACTGTCTTCTAACAAAGACGGTGGATAACCCAATAGCCATCATAACAGCAATTAAAATAATCAAAAGGGTATTGTTTCTGATTTCTTGTGCTACACTTAAGTACTCTTTTTCTGGAAGTGTAAAGGCAATCACCCAGTCTGTTGAAGGTACCCAGTGATAAAAATAGCTCCACCTATTACCTTCTATAGAAATCTGTTGAAAACCATAGGTTTGTTCTTGTGCTATATGCTCCAAAATAGATAGACTTATAGCATCTTCTCCCTCTTCCATCAGCATCTTTGCATCTGGATGGCTCAGCATTTCTCCTTTTGTGTTGATGATAAAACCATAACCAGCCTCTCCTATCTCTGTGTTTCTTACTACCCTATCAAAATTGGCAAAATCGAAGGTAATCGCTATAGCTCCTAAGACCTGGCCCGTTTGATGCATAATAGGGTATGCCATAGATAAAGTAGGTATTTTAACCCCAGTTTGGCTTAAGGAAGAAAGATAAACATCACTCATGATAAAACCTTTCTTAGTCATGGCATCTTTAGCAAACTGTAAATCCTCGATTCCTAAACTATAACCAGTTCGCCCTAAGCTGTCTACAACAATATTTCCATCCAGCCCCACAATGAAAATGCTCTCATAGTATCCCATAGAATCTACATAAATCTTTCTCAATATTTGATTACTCTCCTTTAAGGCAATCTCATCTTCCACTTCCCTCCCTTGGTTATAGCTTTCCAACACGTGGGTAAAGGAGGCATTAGCAGAAAGGTTTTTCAATAAAAACTCCGTATCCTGTAATGTAGTTCTTGTATTTCCTACAATACCCTGCAATAAAATATTGTATTTTTGTACCTCTCCCTCCTGTAAAGCTTTAAAACTTGCCCTATAAGCATAGGTTCCTAATACGAAAGTAGGTAAGGTGCATAGGATTAAAAAAACTGCCATTAGCTTTGTTGCAATTTTAAATTTCATAACACGTCCCCTTTACGAATGAAATTTTCTACTTTATTCCAAATACCACTATATGTTTTAACTTTTATTAACAGATTAAGTTCACGTTAAGTTTCTGTTAACTTTCATCATATGCTTTTTTCTTCTGCTATAAGATATTTAGCAGCAAGGATTATTTTTTCATGCTTTTTTGGTATAATACTTTGTAGTAGTAGTGCAATTATTCCTGTTAACTTAAACCATAATTTGTCACCCTGAGGGGAGTAAAGTGAAGGGGAAGGATGACAGCTCGAGAGGGTTTTGGAAGTAATTGTGTTGAGTTAACGCCTATCATAATAAATAAATATAAAAATATTAAGGAGAATTACATATGTCTATTTTTGTTTTTGGTCATAAAAATCCCGATACCGACTCTGTTTCTTCAGCCATTGCCTTTTCCCATCTGAAAAACAAGCTGGGTTTTGATACAATTCCTTGTGTTTTGGGAGAAGTGAATAAGGAGACCAGTTATGTATTAAATTATTTTGGTCTTCCAACCCCTAAACTGATTGATAATGTAAAGGTACAGGTAAAAGATTTAAAATATAGTTTTGATGAGGGGGTTTCGGGAGATAATTGTATTCTATCTATCTATAAGTTAATGGAGAAGGAGCAGCTTCAAACAGTAGCTGTTGTAGATGAGAATCATAAACTGCTAGGGATCGTTAGCATGAAGGATATTGCTATGGGATTAATCAAAGGGGACTTCTATCATTTACAAAGTTCTTTAGAAAACCTTGTGGCTGCCTTAAAGGGAGAGGTTTTAACAGGAGATCGTGACTATTTTGATGGAAAGATTTCTGTTATCACTTATTACTATAAAACCATCGCTGGGTCCTTAGGGGAAGAGGATATCATTATTGTAGGGGATACCTATGATGTCATTGAATCCGCTATCCAATCAAAAGTACAATTAATCGTTATAACAGGCGGTAAAGTACTTCCTGAAAAATATATTGCTATGGCACAGGAAAAAAAAGTTACCCTTCTTTCTGTTCCTATGGATACCTACTATGTGTCAAAAGTGATTAATCAATGTAATGATGTGTCTACTATTATGAGGACAAAAAATATTATTAAGTTTTATGAAGAAGACTACTTAGAAGAGATCAAAGAAGAGATTATTAATACACATTTTAGAAATTACCCTATCGTAGATCATCAAAATACTTTCTTAGGCTTTATTAATAAAAAGCATATTCTTAATCCTCAAAGGAAAAAAACTATCTTAGTAGATCATAATGAGTATCGTCAGAGTGCGGAGGGACTAGAGGAATCAGAAATATTGGAAATTGTTGATCATCATAAACTAGGAGATATCTCTACTTCTATGCCTATTAATTTTCGTAATAATGCAGTAGGCAGTACCTGTACCATCGTTTACTGGATGTTTAGAGACTTTAATATAGAAATACACAAGGCGATGGCAGGGGTGCTTATGGCAGGTATTATCTCTGATACCCTACTGTTTAAGTCACCTACTACAACAGATATGGACCGAAGAGCAGTGGAGGAATTAAATAAAATTCTCCACATGGATATTGAAACCTTTGCTATGGAGATGTTTAAAACAGGAACTTCCCTAGAGGGTCAGAGTATCGAACAAATTTTCTATAAAGATTTTAAAGAATTCAATCTAGAAACCTATAAAACTGGTATTAGCCAAGTATTTACCTTAGATATTGAGGATGTTTTCAATAGAAAAGACTCCTTCATTGATTTTATGGAGCGTACCCATAAGAATAATAACTATGATATTACTTTGTTACTGATTACAGATATTCTCAAGGAAGGTTCTTATATTTTATTTCAGTGTAAAAACAATCATCTTATCTCCTCTGCATTTCATGTGGAAGGGCTTCAAGGAATTTTTGTAGAAAACATTGTTTCTAGAAAAAAGCAAGTTATCCCTAGATTGCTGGAAGCCATCCATTTAATAAAATAAATCTAAAATCCTTTAATAGACCTCTTATTCACCTTGATGGAGGTCTATTTTCATTGCTTTTCTCATTACATTTCTTAATATATTTCTATCGAAATTTAGACAGCATCGCCTTCATTACTTGATCAAAAGGCATGGCACCCAGATGGCCTATGAGCTTTTCCAGTTCGTTTTCTTCTTCTTCTTTTTGCAGGGTGCCTGAAAGGACAATTTGAACGCTTTGATCTCTATCAAAAACAACTGAGGTCACATCTAGTGTCCCAGCCAAAAGTGCTAAAATAGTCAAGATTTGAGAGGGTGTTAAGTTTATCCTCTCCTGACAATCTTCTTTGTCAAAGGGTTGAAGACTCTTATTTTTTTCATCAGCTTTTAACTGCATCTTTAACTTCTTTACCATATCATCGATTTGTTCAGAAGAAAACATAACACCCCTCCTATGCACCTATATTGGAATAACAATTGGTGGTTGTAGTCCTGGCTGTGGTACCGCTCTCCCTGTAGCAAAACGAAATGCAAGAATAAATACAATAATCATAAGAAAGTTACGTTGAAAATCCTTCATTGAGGGCTATCACCTCTTTCAGTGTATATTAGTATTATATTAACTTTTCTAAGAATTGTGTCTTGTAAATAATACTTCAGCTATTTTGTTAAAAAAGCTATTCACCTTTAACAATCTAACACTAAATTTTTTAAAAATTCTTACCACTTCGTGATAATCATCACAGTAAAGCCTCCCTTTTCATGTTATTTTATTAACAAGATATGTAGCGTTTTTTCTTTTTTCTAGCTCTATCATTGCCGTTAACTTAAATCATAGTTTGTCATTCTGAGGGGAGCAAAGCGGAGTTGAAGGATGACAGTATGAGAGGATTTTGGAAGTAATTGTATTAAGTTAACGCTTATGATGTAAACGCTTATTTAAAATAAAGGAGGTTGAAGTAATGGGATATACCATGACAAGAGAAGCTTTTAACAAAACACTAGCATCCTTAAGTAAGTCCTATAAAATTTATGCCCCTGTAGGATTTAAAGGGGAAGGAAGGTTCTCTGATACGGATGTCATCCGCTATGATGAAATTAAGCAGGTTGAGGAAATTGTTTTAGATGAAAAGTCTCACTTTTCTCCAAAAGAAGTGCTGCACCCTATTCGCCAAACCCTGCTCTACTTTCTACAGGATGAAGTCATAGAAGCTAACACATCTAGCGAAGGAATCATTGTTTTTTTAAGACCCTGCGATATCCATGGCATTTTGAAACTAGACCAGGTTTTTTTACAAAATGGTAATATTAGAGATGTTTACTATGAAAAACTGCGAAACAAAATAAAGTTTTTCATGATAGAATGTACTACAGGTTTTGACGGTTGTTTTTGCGTTTCTATGGAGGCCAACAAAACCGACTTATATACAGCAGCTATTCGTTTCGATGAAAATATTTCCATAGACCTAAAAGATGATGATTTATTGCACTACTTTAAGGAGGAAAAACAAATAGATTTTCAACCTGAATTTATAGAAAAAAATAAATTAGAAGTAAAGTTACCCCCCACTGAAAAAATCACTCCAGAATTTTTTGACTCATCCTTATGGAAGGAATATAGCGAAAGATGCATCGCCTGTGGTCGTTGTAATTTTGTATGTATCTCCTGTAGCTGCTGGACAATGCAGGATATTTCTTATCAAGATAACCCTCACCAAGGGGAGCGAAGAAGAGTATGGGCAGGATGTCATGTAGATGGTTTTACTGACATGGCTGGTGGTCATGGGTTTAGAAAAAACTACGGAGATCGCATGAGATTTAAAACCATGCATAAAATCTATGACTTTAAAAAGCGAAATGGAATGTCTATGTGTATTGGCTGTGGCCGTTGCGATGATGCCTGTCCTGAATATATATCTTTTTCAAAATGTATCAATAAAGTTACAGAAGCATTAGAGGAGGGACAATAGATGGAAAATTGTT includes:
- a CDS encoding putative manganese-dependent inorganic diphosphatase, whose product is MSIFVFGHKNPDTDSVSSAIAFSHLKNKLGFDTIPCVLGEVNKETSYVLNYFGLPTPKLIDNVKVQVKDLKYSFDEGVSGDNCILSIYKLMEKEQLQTVAVVDENHKLLGIVSMKDIAMGLIKGDFYHLQSSLENLVAALKGEVLTGDRDYFDGKISVITYYYKTIAGSLGEEDIIIVGDTYDVIESAIQSKVQLIVITGGKVLPEKYIAMAQEKKVTLLSVPMDTYYVSKVINQCNDVSTIMRTKNIIKFYEEDYLEEIKEEIINTHFRNYPIVDHQNTFLGFINKKHILNPQRKKTILVDHNEYRQSAEGLEESEILEIVDHHKLGDISTSMPINFRNNAVGSTCTIVYWMFRDFNIEIHKAMAGVLMAGIISDTLLFKSPTTTDMDRRAVEELNKILHMDIETFAMEMFKTGTSLEGQSIEQIFYKDFKEFNLETYKTGISQVFTLDIEDVFNRKDSFIDFMERTHKNNNYDITLLLITDILKEGSYILFQCKNNHLISSAFHVEGLQGIFVENIVSRKKQVIPRLLEAIHLIK
- the asrA gene encoding anaerobic sulfite reductase subunit AsrA encodes the protein MGYTMTREAFNKTLASLSKSYKIYAPVGFKGEGRFSDTDVIRYDEIKQVEEIVLDEKSHFSPKEVLHPIRQTLLYFLQDEVIEANTSSEGIIVFLRPCDIHGILKLDQVFLQNGNIRDVYYEKLRNKIKFFMIECTTGFDGCFCVSMEANKTDLYTAAIRFDENISIDLKDDDLLHYFKEEKQIDFQPEFIEKNKLEVKLPPTEKITPEFFDSSLWKEYSERCIACGRCNFVCISCSCWTMQDISYQDNPHQGERRRVWAGCHVDGFTDMAGGHGFRKNYGDRMRFKTMHKIYDFKKRNGMSMCIGCGRCDDACPEYISFSKCINKVTEALEEGQ